A part of Arachis hypogaea cultivar Tifrunner chromosome 12, arahy.Tifrunner.gnm2.J5K5, whole genome shotgun sequence genomic DNA contains:
- the LOC112727180 gene encoding FT-interacting protein 3-like, giving the protein MNTTTFFNTTTTTTTMNKEKLVVEIIEATNLMPKDGEGSSSPFVEVEFENQRQRTHVKYKDLNPVWNQKLFFHVNDLHNLPYRTIEINVFNERRSANCRNFLGKVRVSGTTIVKEGQETLQRYQLDKRSLFSHIRGEVTFKIYLTTKDINGDGDGGSTGIVASSSSSSVIVSRKNKNKKLHGGSNMATTQEHLAQENKNVMVMQQIQNYCENKNVVINPAISPVLGGGSGGSRLGIAAGNGNGGGMSVFHGGGGGSSSGTNEFLLKETRPQLGGESLKKDKTSSTYDLVEQMQYLYVRVVKARGADVAWFGSGNGGGSSVELVAEVKLGNYRGITKRANLGNSEWDQVFAFSKDSIQSSIVEIIVKECNKDDFIGRVWFDLSEVPSRVPPDSQLAPQWYRMENKKGEKVAKSGEVMVSIWFGTQADEAFAEAWHSKAANVNFDGLSSIKSKVYLSPKLWYLRVSVIEAQDIISGDKGSVLMARFPEFSAKVQVGNQVLRTRIAAPSATRSFSNPYWNEELLFVVAEPFEDYLLVSVEDRVGPGRDEVVARVALPVAAVERGIDEKPVTSRWFPIDDGNKLMTRFGSRIHLRVSLDGGYHVLDEATMYSSDVRPTDKRLWKPHIGVLEMGILGATGLMPVKLKEGKGGAIDSYCVAKYGTKWVRTRTVVDSLSPKWNEQYTWEVYDPCTVVTVGVFDNSRVDKSAAVNSVGSRDSRIGKVRIRLSTLETDRVYTHSYPLLMLHPNGVKKMGELHLAVRFSCANVANMLHMYTTPFLPKIHYVNPLSVNQLESLRYQAMNVVASRLSRAEPPLGREVVEYMLDHDSHMWSMRRSKANFFRLMNVLSSIVAIGRWLESIRNWQKPVYSALFLTIFLTLVMLPELIIPTMLFYMAFLGLWRYRSRPRHPPHMDTRLSHADSVFPDELDEEFDSFPTSRSAEVVRMRYDRLRSVAGRIQTVVGDMATQGERFQALLSWRDPRASFLFVLLCLIASVGFYAVPIRVVVALLGLYSIRPPRFRTKLPSRALSFFRRLPTKADSLL; this is encoded by the coding sequence ATGAACACCACAACCTTCTtcaacaccaccaccactacaACCACCATGAACAAAGAGAAACTCGTAGTAGAAATCATAGAAGCCACCAACCTCATGCCCAAAGACGGCGAAGGTTCATCCTCACCGTTCGTCGAAGTAGAGTTCGAGAATCAACGGCAAAGAACGCACGTCAAGTACAAAGATCTCAACCCTGTTTGGAACCAAAAGCTTTTCTTCCATGTCAACGACCTTCATAACCTTCCTTACAGAACCATTGAGATCAATGTCTTCAACGAGAGAAGATCCGCTAACTGCAGAAACTTTCTCGGTAAAGTTAGAGTTTCTGGTACCACCATTGTTAAAGAAGGCCAAGAAACTCTTCAAAGGTATCAACTTGACAAGAGAAGCCTCTTTTCTCACATAAGGGGTGAGGTCACTTTCAAAATTTACCTCACTACAAAGGATAttaatggtgatggtgatggtggtaGCACTGGAATagtagcttcttcttcttcttcttctgttattgtttcaaggaagaacaagaacaagaagctTCATGGTGGTTCTAACATGGCTACAACACAAGAGCATTTGGCTCAAGAGAACAAGAACGTGATGGTGATGCAGCAGATTCAGAACTACTGTGAGAACAAGAACGTTGTTATTAACCCTGCTATTTCACCTGTTcttggtggtggtagtggtggttcAAGGCTTGGAATTGCTGCTGGTAATGGTAATGGTGGTGGAATGAGTGTTTTCCATGGCGGCGGAGGCGGCAGCAGCAGCGGAACAAATGAGTTCTTGTTGAAAGAAACAAGACCACAACTTGGTGGTGAATCATTGAAGAAAGACAAAACAAGTTCAACGTATGATCTTGTGGAACAAATGCAGTACCTCTATGTTAGAGTTGTGAAGGCACGGGGTGCTGACGTGGCATGGTTCGGCAGCGGCAATGGTGGTGGTAGCAGTGTAGAGCTTGTGGCAGAGGTGAAGCTTGGAAACTACAGAGGAATCACAAAGAGGGCTAATTTGGGAAATTCAGAATGGGACCAGGTATTTGCATTCTCCAAAGACTCCATTCAGTCCTCAATTGTTGAGATTATTGTTAAGGAATGCAACAAAGATGATTTCATTGGTAgggtttggtttgatttgagtgaggTTCCAAGTAGGGTTCCACCTGATAGCCAATTGGCACCACAATGGTACAGAATGGAGAACAAGAAGGGCGAAAAGGTTGCGAAATCTGGCGAGGTTATGGTTTCGATTTGGTTTGGTACTCAGGCTGATGAGGCttttgctgaggcatggcattcTAAGGCTGCAAATGTGAATTTTGATGGCTTAAGTTCAATTAAGTCTAAGGTTTATCTTTCCCCCAAGTTGTGGTACCTTAGGGTTTCGGTAATTGAGGCACAGGACATAATTTCAGGGGACAAAGGCTCTGTTTTGATGGCCAGGTTTCCCGAGTTTTCGGCTAAGGTTCAAGTTGGGAACCAGGTTTTAAGGACTAGGATTGCAGCACCAAGTGCCACTAGGAGCTTCTCAAATCCTTATTGGAATGAGgagttgttgtttgttgttgctGAGCCTTTTGAGGACTATCTTTTGGTATCGGTTGAGGACCGGGTTGGGCCGGGGAGGGACGAGGTTGTGGCCAGAGTGGCTCTTCCGGTGGCCGCGGTTGAGAGGGGAATAGACGAGAAGCCGGTGACTTCGAGGTGGTTCCCAATTGATGATGGTAACAAGCTTATGACGAGGTTTGGTTCGCGGATTCACCTTCGAGTTTCGCTTGATGGAGGGTACCATGTGCTTGATGAGGCTACAATGTATAGCAGTGATGTTAGGCCAACGGATAAGAGGCTTTGGAAGCCTCACATTGGTGTTCTTGAGATGGGGATTTTGGGTGCCACAGGGCTTATGCCTGTGAAATTGAAAGAAGGTAAAGGGGGTGCCATTGATTCCTATTGTGTTGCAAAGTATGGAACAAAATGGGTTAGAACAAGAACTGTGGTTGATTCTTTGTCACCAAAGTGGAATGAGCAATACACTTGGGAGGTTTATGATCCTTGCACTGTTGTAACCGTTGGAGTTTTTGACAACTCTAGGGTTGATAAGAGCGCGGCCGTGAACTCCGTCGGGTCGCGCGATTCGAGGATAGGGAAGGTCAGGATCAGATTGTCAACACTTGAGACGGATAGAGTTTACACTCATTCTTACCCTCTTTTGATGCTTCACCCCAATGGGGTCAAGAAAATGGGGGAACTTCATTTGGCTGTGAGATTCTCTTGTGCTAATGTGGCTAATATGCTTCATATGTACACTACTCCATTTCTTCCCAAGATTCATTATGTGAACCCATTGAGTGTTAATCAATTGGAGAGTTTGAGGTACCAAGCTATGAACGTCGTGGCGTCAAGGCTTAGTAGGGCTGAGCCGCCACTGGGGAGGGAGGTGGTCGAGTACATGCTTGACCATGACTCACATATGTGGAGCATGAGGCGGAGCAAAGCGAATTTCTTCCGGCTAATGAATGTTCTCTCTAGCATTGTTGCCATAGGAAGGTGGCTCGAATCGATCCGGAACTGGCAAAAGCCGGTTTACTCGGCCTTGTTCTTGACAATTTTTCTCACATTGGTGATGCTTCCTGAGCTTATCATCCCAACTATGTTGTTCTACATGGCATTCTTAGGCCTCTGGCGATATAGGTCACGCCCTCGACACCCTCCACATATGGACACTAGGCTTTCACACGCTGATAGTGTTTTCCCGGACGAGCTAGACGAGGAATTCGACTCGTTCCCAACGAGCCGAAGCGCCGAGGTTGTTAGGATGAGGTATGATAGGCTAAGAAGTGTGGCTGGGAGGATTCAAACTGTGGTTGGAGACATGGCAACACAAGGGGAAAGGTTCCAAGCATTGTTGAGTTGGAGAGATCCAAGAGCTTCATTCTTGTTTGTGTTGTTGTGCCTAATTGCTTCTGTTGGTTTCTATGCTGTTCCAATTAGGGTGGTTGTTGCACTTCTTGGATTATATTCAATAAGGCCACCAAGGTTCAGAACCAAATTGCCATCTAGGGCTCTTAGTTTCTTCAGAAGATTGCCAACTAAAGCTGATAGCTTATTGTAA